A single window of Pirellulales bacterium DNA harbors:
- a CDS encoding DUF1559 domain-containing protein, producing the protein MSRSSPTSRRRGAFTLVELLVVIAIIGILIALLLPAVQMAREAARRAQCSNNLKQIGLAILNYHDSYNKLPIGASAQKNTISGVSTYSWGNSWWVGILNYAEGSAVAAQWSNALPNNALVGWSGMGTSTGLPSLNPNAYLVGNPTSNSTNPQGYRPAFMLCPSSPLPPTYTGSIVSGFQSQIVMPTYTGVAGAVCLAAVPDGAGDTTAVTINNIPGVYGLGPDPTTGAAKVTDSRAQITNCNQGVIGANGSLFPGKGVGLAGLSDGTSNTMLVAEQSGWQYYASAGAGLPGKQGDFRSTAVFGAFTGTSCNGTPPNMVVGTGSSTVSAFGITTVRWPVNAFSSRSPQLTSSTAGSSYPLIPSLSATINDGGGSQVPFGVCPTAGISPSVSMTGANNPIQSQHPGGALVLMGDGSAKMLKNETDMITLKRYAVRDDRLVISDTIN; encoded by the coding sequence GTGCGCAGTGTTCGAACAATCTGAAGCAGATTGGCCTGGCGATCCTCAACTATCACGATTCGTACAACAAGCTGCCGATCGGCGCCAGTGCGCAGAAGAACACGATATCCGGAGTCTCTACCTATAGCTGGGGTAATTCCTGGTGGGTGGGCATTCTGAATTATGCGGAAGGGTCCGCCGTCGCGGCACAGTGGAGCAATGCCCTGCCGAACAACGCCTTGGTGGGCTGGTCCGGCATGGGTACGAGTACAGGGTTGCCATCTCTCAATCCCAACGCCTATCTGGTCGGAAATCCCACCAGTAATTCAACGAATCCGCAGGGCTACCGCCCCGCGTTCATGCTTTGCCCGTCGAGCCCGCTTCCGCCCACATATACGGGTTCGATTGTTTCGGGTTTTCAATCTCAAATCGTGATGCCCACCTACACGGGCGTGGCGGGCGCGGTTTGCCTTGCGGCAGTTCCTGATGGTGCGGGAGATACGACCGCTGTAACGATCAACAATATTCCCGGCGTTTATGGCCTCGGCCCTGATCCCACCACGGGAGCCGCGAAAGTGACTGACTCGCGTGCTCAGATCACAAATTGCAACCAAGGGGTCATTGGCGCCAATGGGTCTTTGTTCCCTGGTAAGGGTGTCGGCCTGGCAGGACTTTCCGACGGCACCAGCAACACCATGCTGGTGGCCGAACAATCTGGGTGGCAGTATTATGCCTCAGCCGGGGCCGGACTACCGGGCAAGCAAGGCGATTTCCGTTCGACGGCAGTGTTCGGTGCGTTCACCGGAACCAGTTGCAACGGCACACCGCCCAATATGGTTGTAGGGACTGGTTCGTCGACTGTTAGCGCGTTCGGCATCACGACGGTCCGTTGGCCGGTCAATGCCTTCTCCTCGCGCTCCCCGCAGCTCACAAGCAGCACCGCGGGTAGTAGCTATCCGCTGATCCCAAGCTTGTCGGCCACGATTAATGACGGAGGTGGCTCTCAAGTCCCATTTGGTGTCTGCCCGACTGCGGGTATATCTCCCAGTGTATCTATGACTGGAGCCAACAATCCGATTCAGTCGCAGCATCCCGGCGGCGCGCTCGTGCTGATGGGTGACGGATCGGCGAAGATGCTCAAGAACGAGACCGACATGATCACGCTCAAGCGGTACGCCGTCCGCGACGATCGACTGGTCATTTCCGACACGATCAACTAA